GCCTTTTTTTAACTTTATCTTGGCATTTTTTATATACATTTTGCTTGGATTTATCGGAATTGAAAAACAAGCACCAAGTATTGGCTACATAGTTAAAGGCTCGGCTGCTGAGAGTGCTGGACTAGTTAAAAACGATAAAATTTTAGAGATAAATGGCGTAAAAATAACCGAGTGGGATGAGATCAGCAAAAATGTAAAACTCGAGCCTAGTACTATTTTGATAGATAGAAACGGCTCAATTTTAAGCATAAATTTAACACCAAAGATAGGTGAAACGATAAATATATTTAATGAAAAGATCCAGCACCCACTAATCGGCATTAGGTCAAACGGCGAAGTGATAAAAATTTATCACACAGGCTTTAGTAGCCTAAAATTTGCTTATGATGAAACTCTAAAGGCTTCAATGCTCATCTTTAAAAGTCTTGAAAAGCTAATCATTGGAGACATATCACCAAAAGAGGTTAGCGGTATCCTACAAATCACTGATATAACCTCAAAAGCCGCAAAGATCGGCATCAGCGTACTCCTAACCATCATGGCATTCATCTCTGCAAATTTAGGTGTATTTAATCTACTCCCTATCCCTGCACTTGATGGTGGCCACATACTTTTTAACTTATATGAGCTGATTTTTAGACGCGAGGTAAATGAGCGAGTGCTCATCATGCTCACCTACTGCGGTTGGGCACTACTGCTTGGCATAATGGTACTTGCGACTTTTAATGACATTATGAGATTAAGCGGAGGTTTATGATGATAGTTTTAAAAGATCTACTTAAAAAGATAGAAAATTTAAGCAAAGACGTGACACTAATCGCTGTTAGCAAAAATGTCACAAGTGCCGAAGTAAGAGAGCTTTACGCACAAGGGCAAAGAAATTTTGGCGAAAACAGAGTCCAAGAGCTATCTAAAAAAGAGCTAGAACTGCAAAATTTTACTGATATAAAATGGCATATGATCGGCCGCTTGCAAAATAACAAAATAAATCAAATGATAAGTTTAAAGCCAACACTTTGGCAAAGTTGCGATAGCTTTGAAAGGGCCGTAGAGGTCGATAAAAGACTCAGCTACAAGCTCGATACCTTGCTTCAAATAAACTCGGCTGATGAAGATACAAAGCAAGGTGTAAGCGTAGCAAATGCGGCAGAAATTTATGAGCGTATCCAAAACGAGTGCAAAAATATCAATCTAAAAGGTGTGATGAGTATCGGAGCGCATGTGGATGAGCCAAAAGAGATTCAAAAAAGCTTTGAACTAACTTATAAAATTTTTGAGAGCCTAAAGCCAAAAGGTGCAGCTATATGCTCGATGGGTATGAGTAGTGACTTCGAGCTAGCGATAAAATGCGGCTCAAATATGATCCGCCTTGGCACTATGCTTTATCTATAAATTTATCGCTTTTGCATGCCCCTACTGCTAACGAAATAAATTACTGCTGGAGCTATGTAAATTTCTACCCAAAGAGACTTGAGAAAAATTAAAATTTAATATTTAGCATCAGCCAAAACTAGAGCAAAAAGTACTTTTACGCCAGCTTTTTCTAGAGTATTTCTAGCCTCAAGTATCGTAGTGCCAGTAGTTACGATATCATCTACTAAAATAACTGGAGCAGTGATCTTTTTTAGGATTTTAAAATTTCTTGGGTTATTTTGTCTAAATTGCAAATCCCTACCACTATAACTGGTCTTGCTGGTTGCATGCAGTGCGTGAAATATAGGCTTTAGATTTTTAGCCCTTAGTGCATTTGCCAAAATAGCCGTGTGTGAGTAGCCAAAATGAACTCTATCATCTATAGGAAGAGCATAGACTTGCTCCGAAAAGCTAAAACTTTTGGCAAATTTCTTAAATGCAAATTTGGCTAAGTTTTTATATATAAAATATCCGTGCATTTGATGCTTGGAGTGGATAAGTTCTTTTATTTCAGAGTAGCCGTAAAAGCTGTAAATTTTAAAGCCCTCTAGTTCTCTTACTATTGGGCTTGGTTCGCTTAAAATTTGTGAGCAAATTTTACAAAATGTATTTAGCGTAAAGCTCTTGCAAAATGCACAAAACATTAGCTATTTAAAATAGCAATTGCTGTGCGTTTGACTGCATCGTTTATAATATCAGTTAAAAATGGCTTAAATGCTCCGCCTGTACGAATCAACTCAAATTTGGTTTGATTATTTGAAATATTTTTAACGATACTTTGATCGCCTTTTTGGATCTTAAGTGTAATCTTAATATTACCTTTTGTATTATCAGTGCCGTATCCGCTCATATTTGCTTCAAACTCGTTGATAAAAATTTCAACCACAACTCCACCCATGCCATTTACATTTGCACCGCGCGCCATAAGCTCTTTTTTGAGCGAATCGCTAAAATAAGTAGCAAGATCGTTTTGAAGCACGACATATTCTTTTACAGTGCCTTTACTATCAGTGATCGTAGCAATGGTACTTTTGTTTTTGCGGTTGTCATGCACCGCACTTATATAGGCCTCAAAGCCGCTATTTTGATGGCTAGCAGCAGCCTTATATGGATCAAATGCGACAACACTTTGACTTGGTGCACAACCAGTTAAAAACAAAACAAAAAGTCCAAAAATAGCTAAAAATTTAAATTTATTCATCGTTTTTCCTTTTAAAGTTTAGTGATCTCATCGGCTACTTTTATCGCAGCTTGCTTAACTAAAAGTGCGATAAAAAAGTCAAACTGACTAGACTCTGAAGCCTCTAGCTTCTCCACATGGTGCCTAGTCGAGATAGGTAACGTTTTTTTGAAATTTATATTTGAAAGCACAAGAAGACCATTTAGATGACCATTTAAAATTTCTGAAGCTCCTGAGTAACTTCCTCTAAGCTCGTCAAATCTAAAATCAAGTCTATATGTATATGGCGATGTTTGTGTATCAACAACAACGATTCCGCGAGAATTTAACTCACGCTGTAAAAACATGTAAAAAAGCACTTCAAGGCGTGGGTTTGAGTTAAAAACTGCGGTATTTCCTTCAACGCCCGTGTAATATATCGATCTTGCACTACTTCTAGCATCGACAATCCTGTGAAAATAAACTTTTTTTAGCCCAACATTAGTATCGATCATATTTTTTTCCAAGCAGCAGTTTATTGCTACATCACTTTTATATTTGACACCATTTATAAAAAGACCATCACCCCTGCCTTTACAAGCACTACAATCAGCCGGTATCCTCATAACCTCTTCAAAGTACATCTTATCTTCACTATTTATGCTCGCACTTTGCACACCGTCTATACCCTCACATGAGAGGCAAAGGCTGGCTTTAGCCATACAGCCCGTCATAAAAATAGCCATAAGTACCGTTAGTAGTGTTGTTTTTAGCATTTCACTTCCTTTTGCTCGTTTTGTTTTTTACGAAGATTTTTCACACTCTCTCCTGCTATACCGTAATTATTAGTGTCTATCTCT
This genomic interval from Campylobacter concisus contains the following:
- the rseP gene encoding RIP metalloprotease RseP, whose product is MKGILFTLVLLCLGLYAYSFYFLVTVLAISFLIFFHELGHFLAARSLGVKVNTFSIGFGEKIYTKNVDGTDYCLSAIPLGGYVQLKGQDDTDPKARNYDRDSYNVLSPIKRIYILFAGPFFNFILAFFIYILLGFIGIEKQAPSIGYIVKGSAAESAGLVKNDKILEINGVKITEWDEISKNVKLEPSTILIDRNGSILSINLTPKIGETINIFNEKIQHPLIGIRSNGEVIKIYHTGFSSLKFAYDETLKASMLIFKSLEKLIIGDISPKEVSGILQITDITSKAAKIGISVLLTIMAFISANLGVFNLLPIPALDGGHILFNLYELIFRREVNERVLIMLTYCGWALLLGIMVLATFNDIMRLSGGL
- a CDS encoding YggS family pyridoxal phosphate-dependent enzyme, with amino-acid sequence MMIVLKDLLKKIENLSKDVTLIAVSKNVTSAEVRELYAQGQRNFGENRVQELSKKELELQNFTDIKWHMIGRLQNNKINQMISLKPTLWQSCDSFERAVEVDKRLSYKLDTLLQINSADEDTKQGVSVANAAEIYERIQNECKNINLKGVMSIGAHVDEPKEIQKSFELTYKIFESLKPKGAAICSMGMSSDFELAIKCGSNMIRLGTMLYL
- a CDS encoding phosphoribosyltransferase family protein, with product MFCAFCKSFTLNTFCKICSQILSEPSPIVRELEGFKIYSFYGYSEIKELIHSKHQMHGYFIYKNLAKFAFKKFAKSFSFSEQVYALPIDDRVHFGYSHTAILANALRAKNLKPIFHALHATSKTSYSGRDLQFRQNNPRNFKILKKITAPVILVDDIVTTGTTILEARNTLEKAGVKVLFALVLADAKY
- a CDS encoding YajG family lipoprotein — its product is MNKFKFLAIFGLFVLFLTGCAPSQSVVAFDPYKAAASHQNSGFEAYISAVHDNRKNKSTIATITDSKGTVKEYVVLQNDLATYFSDSLKKELMARGANVNGMGGVVVEIFINEFEANMSGYGTDNTKGNIKITLKIQKGDQSIVKNISNNQTKFELIRTGGAFKPFLTDIINDAVKRTAIAILNS